The Zobellia alginiliquefaciens genome contains a region encoding:
- a CDS encoding glycogen synthase, whose product MNNFLFVAAENDGIPNCKAGGMGDVVRDVPRHISKRGDKVQVVVPSYSRLHFNGTFRTNLNFQLRGTSYVAELYEVVGKRECPNIIHYVIHHPEIQEGGIAHIYHDDPTEPFFTDFIKYIIFCTAVAEAIKMGAFGDLDVVHMHDWHASALLFLKTYHPRYNELKKMRYVYSIHNLAIQGIRPFYDNYASMHNWFPELQLDHDALKDPRYQDCINLMAVGIRLADSVHTVSPSYKEDVMLPSARPEFVGGESLEKDLQHANNEGRLIGILNASNYNDIRKADKGRLYRNTVKALFGWLQDESKKYKADFLAHTGEKIMLYVTEKPKFIVSSVARLTEQKFYFFKRSPEAFEQMLQRLREVDGIFMLLGTGDPDYEEFFRGMSYKHQNFIFTNGQSEDLIDSIYLESDLYCMPSLFEPCGISQMLAMRNGNPCFVHHTGGLKDTVEHHVTGFAFDGMTYDEKIKNMVKNFSEAIDLWENDKPKWKKIKSNAEKVRFTWEKSLDEYYSKLYVL is encoded by the coding sequence ATGAATAATTTTCTTTTTGTTGCTGCTGAAAATGATGGTATACCTAACTGTAAAGCTGGGGGGATGGGCGATGTTGTACGCGATGTTCCTAGGCATATCTCTAAAAGAGGAGATAAAGTTCAGGTAGTGGTGCCTTCGTATTCAAGACTTCATTTTAATGGCACTTTTAGAACAAATCTTAATTTTCAGCTAAGGGGAACTAGCTATGTGGCTGAACTGTACGAGGTGGTTGGTAAAAGAGAATGTCCAAACATAATACATTATGTAATTCATCATCCGGAAATTCAGGAAGGAGGTATAGCACATATTTATCATGATGACCCAACTGAACCCTTTTTTACGGATTTTATAAAGTACATAATCTTTTGTACTGCAGTTGCAGAAGCCATAAAGATGGGCGCTTTTGGAGATTTAGATGTTGTTCATATGCATGACTGGCATGCCAGTGCGTTATTATTCCTAAAGACATATCATCCTAGATATAATGAATTGAAGAAAATGCGCTACGTGTACAGTATTCATAATTTGGCAATTCAAGGTATACGTCCGTTCTATGATAATTATGCCTCTATGCATAATTGGTTTCCAGAGCTACAGTTAGATCATGACGCTTTAAAGGACCCACGTTACCAAGATTGTATTAATCTTATGGCGGTGGGTATACGCTTGGCAGATTCGGTTCATACCGTATCTCCATCCTATAAAGAAGATGTTATGTTGCCAAGTGCAAGACCTGAATTTGTGGGAGGAGAAAGTCTGGAAAAAGATTTGCAACATGCAAATAATGAAGGTCGTCTTATAGGTATTTTAAACGCATCCAATTATAATGATATTAGAAAGGCCGATAAGGGTCGACTTTACCGAAATACGGTAAAGGCGCTATTTGGTTGGTTGCAAGATGAGTCTAAAAAATACAAAGCTGATTTTCTGGCTCATACAGGGGAGAAAATTATGTTGTACGTAACGGAAAAACCTAAGTTTATAGTTTCGAGCGTGGCCAGATTAACCGAGCAGAAGTTTTACTTTTTTAAACGTTCTCCAGAGGCTTTTGAGCAAATGCTCCAGCGATTGCGGGAGGTAGATGGTATTTTTATGCTATTGGGAACAGGGGATCCGGATTATGAAGAGTTTTTTAGGGGAATGAGTTATAAACATCAAAATTTTATTTTCACTAATGGACAATCGGAAGACTTAATAGATTCCATATACTTAGAATCAGATTTGTATTGTATGCCAAGTCTCTTTGAACCGTGCGGAATTAGTCAAATGTTAGCCATGCGTAACGGTAACCCTTGTTTTGTTCATCATACGGGAGGTCTGAAAGATACGGTTGAGCACCATGTTACAGGTTTTGCCTTTGATGGAATGACCTATGATGAAAAAATTAAGAATATGGTCAAGAATTTTAGTGAGGCCATTGACCTTTGGGAGAACGATAAACCTAAATGGAAAAAAATAAAAAGTAATGCCGAGAAGGTTCGCTTTACTTGGGAAAAATCGTTGGATGAATACTATTCAAAATTATACGTTCTCTAG